The following proteins come from a genomic window of Halomarina ordinaria:
- a CDS encoding ABC transporter permease, whose product MSARERAEAALERLLEASGTERFLISLASLALSLFVGALIILAAGRTATCAQPAVSYFGVGFCYDPAAVYDALFLGALGNPINPYFDPLHGQFAAPIQTGWSPFNGAMARTLAETTILLFTGLSVAVAFRAGIFNIGTQGQLIAGGLASTVAMLAVAPYFDGVVGTLVVLPLGLLVGAVFGGLYGAIPGALKAYADSNEVITTIMLNFVASLVALYLVQNRFADPESVSTKTETLPEFVSFPTVAFDPRAPFSLVALALGVALLVGVYLLLERTTFGFDLRTSGLQPEAAEYGGVDSKRTIVSSMALSGALGGLAGTVYVLLYFGYFGGSVPSYGFDGITVSILAGNNPLGVLPAAFLFGVLKNGALSVQATNVPPELVDVLRGLIILFVAMPEFFRLAGRRLTGPRSGDRAVATDGGSAGGERDE is encoded by the coding sequence ATGAGCGCGCGCGAACGCGCCGAGGCCGCCCTCGAACGGTTACTGGAGGCGTCGGGGACCGAGCGGTTCCTCATCAGCCTCGCGTCGCTCGCGCTGTCGCTGTTCGTCGGCGCGCTCATCATCCTCGCGGCGGGGCGGACGGCGACGTGCGCCCAGCCGGCGGTGTCGTACTTCGGCGTCGGGTTCTGTTACGACCCGGCGGCGGTGTACGACGCGCTGTTCCTCGGGGCGCTCGGCAACCCCATCAACCCGTACTTCGACCCGCTCCACGGGCAGTTCGCGGCACCCATCCAGACCGGCTGGAGCCCGTTCAACGGCGCGATGGCCCGGACGCTCGCGGAGACGACCATCCTGCTGTTCACGGGGCTGTCGGTCGCCGTCGCGTTCCGCGCGGGCATCTTCAACATCGGGACGCAGGGCCAGCTCATCGCGGGCGGACTGGCGAGTACGGTCGCGATGCTGGCCGTCGCACCGTACTTCGACGGCGTCGTCGGGACGCTCGTCGTCCTCCCGCTCGGGCTGCTGGTCGGCGCCGTCTTCGGCGGCCTCTACGGGGCTATCCCCGGCGCGCTGAAGGCCTACGCCGACTCCAACGAGGTCATCACGACCATCATGCTCAACTTCGTCGCGTCGCTGGTCGCGCTCTACCTCGTCCAGAACCGCTTCGCCGACCCCGAGTCCGTCTCGACGAAGACCGAGACGCTCCCCGAGTTCGTCTCGTTCCCGACGGTCGCGTTCGACCCGCGGGCGCCGTTCTCGCTGGTCGCGCTCGCGCTGGGGGTCGCCCTCCTCGTGGGGGTCTACCTGCTGCTCGAACGAACCACCTTCGGCTTCGACCTCCGGACGAGCGGCCTCCAGCCGGAGGCCGCGGAGTACGGCGGCGTCGACTCGAAACGGACCATCGTCAGCAGCATGGCGCTCTCCGGTGCGCTCGGCGGTCTCGCGGGGACGGTGTACGTCCTGCTCTACTTCGGTTACTTCGGCGGGTCGGTCCCGTCCTACGGGTTCGACGGCATCACCGTCTCCATCCTCGCGGGGAACAACCCCCTCGGGGTGTTGCCCGCGGCGTTCCTCTTCGGCGTCCTGAAGAACGGGGCGCTGTCGGTACAGGCGACCAACGTCCCGCCGGAACTGGTCGACGTGCTCCGGGGACTCATCATCCTGTTCGTGGCCATGCCGGAGTTCTTCCGACTGGCCGGTCGACGGCTGACCGGTCCGCGGAGCGGCGACCGCGCCGTCGCGACCGACGGCGGCAGCGCCGGGGGTGAGCGCGATGAGTAG
- a CDS encoding ABC transporter ATP-binding protein, with the protein MTTAVHLDGITKRFPGVVANDDVDLAVEAGTVHALLGENGAGKTTLMNVLYGLYEPTAGDVYVNGDGLEPDGDGGYVDAPRTFDTPSDAIDAGIGMIHQHFMLVDPMTVAENVTLGNEPNKWLGLAVDRDRARREVAELSERYGFDIDPEARIEDVSVGVQQRAEILKALYRGADVLILDEPTAVLTPQEVDDLFAVFDELTAQGKTIIFITHKLGEAMHAADDITVLRDGENVGTVDAATTDRESLAELMVGREVLLEVEKGPADPGAPVLSVDGLTASDDRGVEAVSDVSFDVRAGEVFGIAGVDGNGQSELVEAITGLRTPDGGRVHLDGEDVTDWSRRERIDAHMAYVPEDRHERGLVMDFDLVENGLLGNQHSAPYARGGRIDWGRTREHAEEIIETYDVRPPNADTSAQSLSGGNQQKFIVGREFSRDPRVVVATHPTRGVDIGSTEFIHERLVALRDAGVAVLVVSAQLDEVRALSDRLAVIHDGRIMDVVDPEATTEEELGLLMAGETPETVEADATDTPPDADGAEPSPGANANRGGER; encoded by the coding sequence ATGACGACAGCCGTCCATCTCGACGGGATCACCAAGCGGTTCCCGGGGGTCGTCGCCAACGACGACGTCGACCTCGCCGTCGAGGCGGGCACGGTCCACGCCCTCCTCGGCGAGAACGGCGCCGGCAAGACGACGCTGATGAACGTCCTCTACGGCCTCTACGAGCCGACCGCCGGCGACGTGTACGTGAACGGCGACGGTCTCGAACCGGACGGCGACGGCGGCTACGTCGACGCTCCACGGACGTTCGACACGCCGAGCGACGCCATCGACGCCGGCATCGGGATGATACACCAGCACTTCATGCTGGTCGACCCGATGACCGTCGCCGAGAACGTCACGCTCGGTAACGAGCCGAACAAGTGGCTCGGCCTCGCCGTCGACCGCGACCGCGCGCGCCGCGAGGTCGCCGAGTTGAGCGAGCGCTACGGGTTCGACATCGACCCCGAGGCGCGCATCGAGGACGTGAGCGTCGGCGTCCAGCAGCGCGCGGAGATACTGAAGGCGCTGTACCGCGGCGCCGACGTCCTCATCCTCGACGAACCGACCGCCGTCCTCACCCCACAGGAGGTCGACGACCTCTTCGCGGTGTTCGACGAACTGACGGCGCAGGGCAAGACCATCATCTTCATCACGCACAAACTCGGCGAGGCGATGCACGCCGCCGACGACATCACCGTCCTGCGCGACGGCGAGAACGTCGGGACCGTCGACGCGGCCACGACCGACCGCGAGTCGCTCGCGGAGCTGATGGTCGGCCGCGAGGTCCTCCTCGAAGTGGAGAAGGGTCCCGCCGACCCCGGCGCACCCGTCCTCTCGGTCGACGGACTCACTGCGAGCGACGACCGCGGCGTCGAGGCCGTCTCCGACGTCTCCTTCGACGTCCGTGCCGGCGAGGTGTTCGGCATCGCGGGCGTCGACGGCAACGGCCAGTCCGAACTCGTCGAGGCCATCACCGGCCTTCGCACCCCCGACGGGGGGCGCGTCCACCTCGACGGCGAGGACGTCACCGACTGGTCGCGCCGCGAGCGCATCGACGCACACATGGCGTACGTCCCCGAGGACCGCCACGAGCGCGGCCTGGTGATGGACTTCGACCTCGTGGAGAACGGCCTCCTCGGCAACCAGCACAGCGCACCCTACGCCCGCGGCGGGCGCATCGACTGGGGACGGACGCGCGAGCACGCGGAGGAGATAATCGAGACGTACGACGTGCGGCCGCCGAACGCGGACACGTCGGCGCAGTCGCTCTCCGGCGGCAACCAGCAGAAGTTCATCGTCGGCCGCGAGTTCTCCCGCGACCCCCGGGTGGTCGTCGCCACCCACCCCACCCGTGGGGTTGACATCGGGTCGACGGAGTTCATCCACGAGCGCCTCGTCGCGCTGCGCGACGCGGGCGTGGCCGTTCTGGTCGTCTCCGCCCAGCTCGACGAGGTCAGGGCGCTCTCCGACCGCCTCGCGGTCATCCACGACGGTCGTATCATGGACGTCGTCGACCCGGAGGCGACCACCGAGGAGGAACTCGGCCTGCTGATGGCGGGCGAGACGCCCGAGACGGTCGAGGCGGACGCGACCGACACGCCCCCCGACGCCGACGGCGCCGAACCCTCGCCGGGGGCGAACGCGAACCGGGGGGGTGAGCGATGA
- a CDS encoding BMP family lipoprotein — MERRDFLKGAGIVGVTGLAGCTGGPTGDGNGGGGNDSNDSNDSNGSGGDGGEAAANIGMVYATGGLGDGSFNDQAQQGIQQAEEELGIEYAERQPDEESQFPTFQQELAQSGNYDLVCCIGFLQQSSLTDTAPQYAEQNFMIVDETVDADNVSSYVFREEQGSYLVGQMAGLLTTEEFSEGGGETVPDETTVGFVGGVEGELIGRFEAGFTAGAQAANEDVEVLTSYVGDFNDPSGGQEAALSMYDRGADIVYHAAGNTGTGVFGAAQEAGRYAIGVDRDQSVTQEDYADVILASMVKRVDTAVFDSVEAVVNDEFTGGETTALSLEEEGVAAVYGQELGDAIPGSIKDSVDETRQGIIDGEIEVPTDPDEL; from the coding sequence ATGGAGAGGCGCGATTTCCTCAAGGGTGCGGGTATCGTCGGCGTGACCGGGCTGGCTGGCTGTACCGGCGGCCCGACCGGTGACGGGAACGGCGGTGGCGGCAACGACAGTAACGACAGCAACGACAGTAACGGGAGCGGCGGCGACGGCGGCGAGGCGGCCGCGAACATCGGCATGGTGTACGCGACCGGTGGCCTCGGCGACGGGTCGTTCAACGACCAGGCCCAGCAGGGCATCCAGCAGGCCGAGGAGGAACTCGGCATCGAGTACGCGGAGCGCCAGCCGGACGAGGAGTCGCAGTTCCCGACGTTCCAGCAGGAACTCGCGCAGTCGGGGAACTACGACCTCGTCTGCTGCATCGGCTTCCTCCAGCAGTCCTCGCTCACGGATACCGCGCCGCAGTACGCGGAACAGAACTTCATGATCGTCGACGAGACGGTCGACGCGGACAACGTGTCGAGCTACGTCTTCCGCGAGGAGCAGGGGTCGTACCTCGTCGGCCAGATGGCCGGCCTGCTGACGACCGAGGAGTTCAGCGAGGGCGGCGGCGAGACGGTGCCCGACGAGACGACGGTCGGGTTCGTCGGCGGCGTCGAGGGCGAACTCATCGGCCGGTTCGAGGCCGGGTTCACGGCGGGCGCACAGGCCGCCAACGAGGACGTCGAGGTCCTGACGAGCTACGTCGGTGACTTCAACGACCCCTCGGGCGGGCAGGAGGCGGCGCTCTCGATGTACGACCGGGGTGCCGACATCGTCTACCACGCGGCCGGGAACACCGGGACGGGCGTCTTCGGCGCGGCCCAGGAGGCCGGGCGCTACGCCATCGGCGTCGACCGCGACCAGTCGGTCACGCAGGAGGACTACGCTGACGTCATCCTCGCGAGCATGGTCAAGCGCGTCGACACCGCGGTGTTCGACTCCGTCGAGGCGGTGGTGAACGACGAGTTCACCGGCGGCGAGACCACCGCGCTCAGCCTGGAAGAGGAGGGCGTCGCGGCAGTCTACGGTCAGGAACTCGGCGACGCCATCCCGGGGTCCATCAAGGACAGCGTCGACGAGACGCGCCAGGGGATAATCGACGGGGAGATAGAGGTTCCCACGGACCCGGACGAACTCTAA
- a CDS encoding phosphomannomutase, whose protein sequence is MDLFGTAGIRGDARERVTPELALAVGRAIGRDAEELVVGRDGRETGPSLAAAVEAGVTSAGATVLRVGQVPTPTLAFASRGRHGLQVTASHNPPTDNGLKLFVDGEEYDGAGEARIERRVADEAPPVAWDEWGDSRAVDPLSDYRRAVVAYARERGAALDGVTVVLDCGNGMAALAAPQVLRDLGARVVALNATVDGHFPGRPSKPTPETVTDLRRFVADCEGPVLGLAHDGDADRIVVVDRSGEVVHEDTVLAVLAEHYVRESDAADPVVVTTPNASGRIDERVAAAGGRTERVKLGSLHEGIAAVRTAGGDVVFAGEPWKHIHTAFGPWIDGVASAAVLAVLVGAAAGPDGTGGLAALRDPVTERPYRKVSVRCPDEAKAGAMALLTDRLPAAFPEATVETEYGVRLDFGGAWTLVRPSGTEPYVRVYAESETVDELVATVVDEVEAAVSDAE, encoded by the coding sequence ATGGACCTCTTTGGGACCGCGGGAATTCGCGGCGACGCCCGCGAGCGAGTGACGCCGGAACTGGCGCTCGCCGTGGGGCGGGCCATCGGACGGGACGCCGAGGAACTCGTCGTCGGGCGCGACGGCCGCGAGACGGGGCCGTCGCTCGCGGCGGCGGTGGAAGCCGGCGTGACGAGCGCCGGCGCGACCGTCCTCCGGGTCGGACAGGTACCGACGCCGACGCTCGCGTTCGCCTCGCGCGGGCGCCACGGCCTCCAGGTGACGGCGAGCCACAACCCGCCGACCGACAACGGACTGAAACTGTTCGTCGACGGCGAGGAGTACGACGGGGCGGGCGAGGCGCGCATCGAGCGCCGGGTCGCCGACGAGGCGCCCCCCGTCGCGTGGGACGAGTGGGGCGACTCGCGGGCGGTCGACCCGCTGTCCGACTACCGTCGCGCGGTCGTCGCCTACGCCCGCGAGCGGGGGGCCGCCCTCGATGGCGTGACCGTCGTCCTCGACTGTGGGAACGGGATGGCGGCGCTCGCCGCGCCGCAGGTGCTCCGGGACCTCGGCGCGCGCGTCGTCGCGCTCAACGCGACGGTCGACGGACACTTCCCCGGCCGGCCGAGCAAGCCCACCCCGGAGACGGTGACGGACCTCCGTCGGTTCGTCGCCGACTGCGAGGGACCGGTACTCGGCCTCGCCCACGACGGCGACGCGGACCGCATCGTCGTCGTCGACCGGTCGGGCGAGGTCGTCCACGAGGACACCGTCCTCGCCGTCCTCGCCGAGCACTACGTCCGCGAGAGCGACGCGGCCGACCCGGTGGTGGTGACGACGCCGAACGCCTCCGGGCGCATCGACGAGCGCGTGGCGGCCGCCGGCGGTCGCACCGAACGGGTGAAACTCGGCTCGCTCCACGAGGGCATCGCGGCCGTCCGGACGGCGGGCGGCGACGTCGTCTTCGCGGGCGAACCGTGGAAGCACATCCACACGGCGTTCGGGCCGTGGATAGACGGCGTGGCGAGCGCCGCCGTGCTCGCGGTGCTGGTCGGGGCGGCGGCCGGTCCCGACGGCACCGGCGGCCTCGCGGCGCTACGCGACCCCGTCACCGAGCGGCCCTACCGGAAGGTGAGCGTCCGCTGTCCCGACGAGGCGAAGGCGGGGGCGATGGCGCTGTTGACCGACCGCCTGCCGGCCGCCTTCCCCGAGGCGACCGTCGAGACGGAGTACGGCGTTCGCCTGGACTTCGGCGGGGCGTGGACGCTGGTGCGCCCGAGCGGGACCGAACCCTACGTCAGGGTGTACGCGGAGAGCGAGACGGTCGACGAGCTGGTGGCGACGGTCGTCGACGAGGTGGAGGCGGCCGTCTCGGACGCCGAGTAA
- a CDS encoding DUF5793 family protein has product MRRDYFTLDVDPGPEEGAKPVVTVDFDGPEGPFETRLTDESGETLDAARVDVAYRLQDPEMGPGATGVFSITNRITGDYVLEVNVEATTVIDLVTAARAYGKAADIDDGRYQIAISIDDEQVATYDKSTFLVYDIAGELLRQHSLIPSGVEL; this is encoded by the coding sequence ATGAGGCGAGATTACTTCACCCTCGATGTCGACCCCGGTCCGGAGGAGGGCGCCAAGCCGGTGGTGACCGTCGACTTCGACGGCCCTGAGGGGCCGTTCGAGACCCGCCTGACCGACGAGTCCGGGGAGACGCTCGACGCTGCGCGTGTCGACGTCGCCTACCGTCTGCAGGACCCCGAGATGGGCCCCGGCGCCACGGGCGTCTTCTCGATAACCAACCGCATCACCGGCGACTACGTCCTCGAGGTCAACGTGGAGGCGACGACGGTCATCGACCTCGTGACGGCCGCGCGCGCCTACGGCAAGGCGGCCGACATCGACGACGGTCGCTACCAGATAGCCATCAGTATCGACGACGAGCAGGTCGCCACCTACGACAAGTCGACGTTCCTCGTCTACGACATCGCGGGGGAACTGCTCCGCCAGCACAGTCTCATCCCGAGCGGCGTCGAACTCTGA